A genomic region of Catalinimonas niigatensis contains the following coding sequences:
- a CDS encoding DUF445 domain-containing protein: MIIWTLPIIAALTGYITNYIAIKMLFHPRKKVKILFLEIQGIFPKRQKNLAEKLGKIVAEELFSIEDVKKSLQNPGSAEDISAIVDTRLNDFLDNRLIEAMPMLAMFMNDEIKLKIKSTLLEEVQLMLPELIDRFISKIENDVDIEKTVYEKVVSFSTDKLEDILYSIMSKEFKFIEILGGVLGFMIGLIQIAILQLQ; encoded by the coding sequence ATGATCATTTGGACGCTTCCAATTATAGCTGCCCTTACCGGATACATCACTAATTACATTGCTATCAAAATGCTGTTTCATCCCAGAAAAAAAGTAAAGATTCTTTTTTTGGAAATCCAGGGAATCTTTCCCAAGAGACAAAAAAACCTGGCAGAAAAACTAGGAAAAATCGTAGCAGAAGAGCTTTTTTCAATAGAAGATGTCAAAAAAAGCTTACAAAACCCAGGCAGTGCAGAAGATATATCAGCTATTGTAGATACCAGACTGAATGATTTCCTGGATAACCGCCTGATAGAGGCTATGCCCATGCTGGCTATGTTTATGAACGATGAAATCAAACTAAAAATCAAGAGTACGCTATTGGAGGAAGTGCAATTGATGCTTCCAGAACTCATTGACCGTTTTATCAGTAAAATTGAAAATGATGTGGATATTGAGAAAACTGTCTACGAAAAAGTGGTCAGCTTCTCTACCGATAAGCTGGAGGATATCCTGTATTCCATTATGAGTAAAGAGTTTAAATTTATTGAAATACTAGGCGGAGTCCTGGGTTTTATGATTGGCCTGATACAAATTGCTATTTTGCAGCTGCAATAA
- a CDS encoding YqgE/AlgH family protein, whose protein sequence is MSSIITPAKGDLLISEPFLPDPNFERSVILLCEHNENGSIGFVLNKPIEFQLADVLEEVNSFDKILYRGGPVQEDTLHFIHRFGDSLEGSEEIGKGIYWGGNFEHLLSMINTRQLNPDDFLFFVGYSGWSPGQLENELKEDSWIVHKHASAYDVFDSSPASLWRKVLNNMGGKYRMFSNYPIDPRLN, encoded by the coding sequence ATGTCATCCATAATCACACCAGCAAAAGGTGATTTATTGATCTCAGAACCTTTTCTTCCTGACCCGAATTTTGAGCGTTCAGTGATTTTGCTTTGTGAACACAATGAAAATGGTTCTATTGGTTTTGTGTTGAATAAACCCATAGAGTTTCAACTGGCAGATGTGCTGGAAGAGGTTAACAGTTTTGATAAGATACTTTATCGTGGAGGGCCTGTGCAAGAAGATACGCTACATTTTATTCATAGATTTGGAGACTCATTAGAGGGTAGCGAAGAAATTGGAAAAGGAATTTATTGGGGAGGTAATTTTGAGCATTTGTTATCTATGATCAATACCAGACAATTAAATCCTGATGATTTTTTATTCTTTGTAGGTTACTCAGGTTGGTCACCGGGACAATTAGAAAATGAGTTAAAAGAAGACTCCTGGATAGTGCATAAACATGCGAGTGCTTACGATGTCTTTGATAGCTCTCCGGCGAGCCTTTGGAGGAAAGTATTAAATAATATGGGTGGTAAGTATCGTATGTTTTCAAATTATCCCATTGACCCACGTTTAAATTGA
- a CDS encoding Gfo/Idh/MocA family oxidoreductase — MSNQLNRRDFVKSAGVAGLGLSLAGGVLPVFGKNAPNEKIVVAIMGLNGRGSALTSEIALLDGYEIAYICDVDENAVAKGINIVMKQKKQKKKPKGIKDFRAALDDKDVDALVIAAPDHWHAPATIMALQAGKHVYVEKPCGHNPKEGEMLIEAQQKYGKVVQMGNQQRSALESIKAVDEIRNGVIGTPYFAKAWYAATREGIGNGKKATIPKWLDYDLWQGPAPRVPYQNNLIHYNWHWFKNWGTGEICNNGTHEIDVCRWALGVDYPVRVSSSGGRYHYNDDWEFYDTQVANYDFEGDKTITWEGRSCNGRPVEGRGRGSAIYGTEGTMIIDRNGYVLYDMDNKKIKEVSPETKNATMDTVGGDQLTSLHIINFQDAIRTGAEQNAPITEGHKSVLLCHLGNIAHELGQMLTIDPKDGHVKDNAEAMKMWGREYAPGWEPSV, encoded by the coding sequence ATGTCTAATCAACTTAACCGTAGAGACTTTGTAAAATCAGCCGGAGTGGCTGGCTTAGGATTGAGCCTAGCCGGAGGAGTTTTACCAGTATTCGGAAAAAATGCCCCTAACGAAAAAATTGTAGTGGCTATCATGGGATTGAATGGCAGAGGGAGCGCGTTGACCAGTGAAATTGCCCTGCTGGATGGCTATGAGATTGCCTATATATGTGATGTGGATGAGAATGCTGTGGCCAAGGGTATTAACATTGTCATGAAACAAAAGAAGCAAAAGAAAAAGCCTAAAGGTATCAAAGATTTCCGTGCTGCCCTTGATGATAAGGATGTAGATGCTTTAGTCATTGCCGCTCCTGACCATTGGCATGCACCAGCAACTATCATGGCACTTCAGGCTGGCAAACATGTATACGTAGAAAAACCATGCGGACATAATCCTAAAGAAGGTGAGATGTTGATTGAAGCCCAACAAAAATATGGCAAGGTAGTACAAATGGGTAACCAACAGCGTTCAGCTTTAGAGTCCATCAAAGCAGTGGATGAAATCAGGAATGGAGTGATCGGCACTCCTTATTTTGCCAAAGCATGGTATGCTGCGACCCGTGAAGGCATTGGCAACGGCAAAAAGGCCACTATACCCAAATGGCTGGATTATGATCTTTGGCAGGGGCCCGCACCACGTGTACCTTATCAAAACAATCTGATCCATTATAACTGGCATTGGTTTAAAAACTGGGGTACCGGTGAAATCTGCAATAATGGAACCCATGAGATTGATGTTTGCCGCTGGGCATTAGGCGTAGATTATCCGGTGAGAGTAAGTTCAAGTGGTGGACGTTATCACTACAACGATGATTGGGAATTTTACGATACCCAGGTGGCCAACTATGACTTTGAAGGGGATAAAACCATTACCTGGGAAGGAAGAAGTTGCAACGGACGTCCGGTAGAAGGCAGAGGTCGCGGTTCAGCCATTTATGGCACTGAAGGCACCATGATCATTGACCGTAATGGGTATGTATTGTATGACATGGACAATAAGAAGATAAAAGAGGTGAGTCCTGAAACCAAAAATGCAACTATGGATACAGTAGGAGGAGATCAGCTAACTTCCCTCCATATTATCAATTTTCAGGATGCTATCCGTACCGGAGCAGAACAAAACGCTCCTATCACTGAAGGTCATAAAAGTGTATTGCTTTGCCATCTGGGAAATATCGCTCATGAACTTGGACAGATGCTGACCATTGACCCTAAAGACGGACATGTAAAAGACAATGCCGAGGCGATGAAGATGTGGGGAAGAGAATATGCCCCTGGCTGGGAACCTTCTGTATAG
- a CDS encoding transposase, with protein MLDYRKGSHTCYDLEIHIVWITKYRKSLLRGMIAKEFGSFREICLANEIQIIQGHVSKEHIHLHDNYDQAINLCSNSTRHRF; from the coding sequence ATGTTAGACTACAGAAAAGGCTCACATACTTGCTATGATCTAGAAATACATATTGTTTGGATAACAAAGTATAGAAAATCTTTACTACGTGGTATGATAGCTAAAGAGTTCGGGAGTTTTAGAGAAATATGTTTAGCTAATGAGATACAGATTATTCAAGGCCATGTGTCAAAAGAGCATATTCACCTACATGATAACTATGATCAAGCAATAAATCTGTGTAGCAATAGCACTAGGCATAGATTTTAG
- a CDS encoding glycoside hydrolase family 5 protein, with amino-acid sequence MHYLKPSLLLLLPCTILFCCNTSQEEVATDRGTKENEYADFQIHKGTNISHWLSQSEQRGEERVQFFQQDDVEYLAGLGFDHLRFPVDEEQMFDEAGNKEAEAFQLLHNALGWCQENGLRAIVDLHILRSHHFNEKEKPLWTDPTAQEKFIQLWQSFSEELSEYPNGMLAYELMNEPVADDPAQWNQLVAKAFAAIRALEPERTIVIGSNRWQSADTFDALEVPENDENILLSFHFYEPFLLTHYQASWTDLADYTGPVHYPGQIVTEEELEALASPIKNMAESRMRTYNQDTLEYMMRKPLRVAQEKGLPLYCGEWGVIEHAPDEARQQWYRDMIHIFEKNNIAYANWDYKSNSFGLINSDESVNDELVQIISSEK; translated from the coding sequence ATGCACTACTTAAAACCAAGCTTACTACTACTTTTGCCCTGCACTATTTTGTTCTGCTGCAATACCTCTCAAGAAGAAGTTGCGACGGACCGGGGCACAAAAGAAAATGAATATGCAGATTTTCAGATTCACAAGGGCACCAACATCTCCCATTGGCTGTCGCAGAGCGAGCAGAGAGGAGAAGAAAGAGTCCAGTTTTTTCAGCAGGATGATGTGGAATATCTGGCAGGCCTGGGCTTTGATCATCTTCGCTTTCCGGTAGATGAAGAACAGATGTTTGATGAAGCCGGAAATAAGGAAGCAGAAGCATTTCAATTATTGCACAATGCTTTAGGCTGGTGTCAGGAAAATGGACTAAGAGCCATCGTTGACCTTCACATTTTGCGCTCTCATCACTTTAATGAAAAAGAAAAGCCGTTGTGGACCGATCCCACCGCTCAGGAGAAATTTATTCAATTATGGCAATCTTTTTCAGAAGAACTGAGTGAGTACCCCAACGGCATGCTCGCCTACGAATTGATGAACGAACCGGTAGCGGATGATCCTGCACAATGGAATCAACTGGTTGCCAAAGCTTTTGCTGCAATCCGAGCCTTGGAGCCGGAAAGAACCATCGTGATCGGTTCTAACCGCTGGCAGTCAGCAGATACTTTTGATGCATTGGAAGTCCCTGAGAATGATGAAAATATACTGCTCAGCTTTCATTTTTATGAACCCTTTTTGCTGACCCATTACCAGGCGAGTTGGACGGATTTGGCCGATTATACTGGCCCAGTTCATTATCCCGGACAGATTGTGACTGAAGAAGAACTGGAAGCCCTTGCTTCTCCTATAAAAAATATGGCCGAGAGCAGAATGCGTACTTACAACCAGGATACGCTGGAATACATGATGAGAAAGCCTCTGCGTGTAGCCCAGGAAAAAGGCCTGCCACTCTACTGTGGTGAATGGGGTGTCATTGAACATGCACCTGACGAAGCCCGCCAGCAATGGTATCGTGATATGATCCATATTTTTGAGAAAAACAATATTGCTTATGCCAATTGGGATTATAAAAGCAATAGTTTCGGATTGATCAACAGCGATGAATCTGTCAACGATGAACTTGTACAAATTATATCCTCAGAAAAGTAG
- a CDS encoding TM2 domain-containing protein, which yields MKNKQIATLLAFTLGMFGVHRFYLQQKKLGWWYLAFFWTLIPLIIGWIDGIVFLFMSYAVFNRKYSLRHVFKKKYLDDEDIIDFNTDEKLEKELLNKLLELNDKDKVESFLKNSKEKGEYLPRKVYSKALMIISGKSNIYGERLDIQ from the coding sequence ATGAAGAACAAACAGATAGCAACCCTCCTTGCTTTCACTTTAGGTATGTTTGGTGTTCATCGCTTTTACCTGCAACAAAAAAAATTGGGCTGGTGGTATCTTGCTTTTTTTTGGACACTGATCCCTCTTATTATCGGATGGATTGATGGTATTGTTTTTCTTTTTATGAGCTATGCGGTTTTTAACAGAAAATATAGCCTTAGACATGTATTTAAGAAAAAGTATCTGGATGATGAGGATATCATAGATTTTAATACTGATGAAAAACTAGAAAAAGAACTTCTCAACAAACTGCTTGAACTGAACGATAAGGATAAAGTGGAAAGCTTTTTGAAAAATTCCAAAGAAAAAGGAGAATACCTACCCCGTAAAGTATACTCAAAAGCATTGATGATTATTTCAGGGAAGTCAAACATTTATGGAGAGAGACTTGACATCCAATAA
- a CDS encoding UvrD-helicase domain-containing protein has translation MEKPFVIYRSSAGSGKTYTLALEYLKLALQSPSTFRNILAVTFTNKATREMKGRIIQFLYELANDKNPVLREVLEPTTGLQGIMLRDRARQVLSAILHGYAYFSVMTIDSFFQKVIRAFAREMGLQAGFAVELDQEKVLDEVIDGLLSELGEPQHQLLREWLVRFSEEKVESGKAWDFRRDVKQLARELFKEEYKLLQDGKEEGGQDNTHYQNVLSQLKAIVKTFENSMQSYGKEGLYMMEAHGLAYTDFAYGKSGVGNYFVRLAEKIDFDPKKRGREAAEDAEKWTTKTSKKKEQILEVVGLGLQAILNKAVSQYDREFILYQSAHQLLKFIYAYGILRDIGKKLEDYKRENDLMLISDASIFLRDIIGKDETPFIYEKIGSSFQHFLIDEFQDTSGMQWDNFRPLIENSLDTGNRNLVVGDVKQSIYRWRGGDWQLLLEKIQEDIPSWNTATFNLDMNFRSSKNIVDFNNWLFATLPSLIRNEISAKLEGLGEAERIILEARADIITHAYADVQQKLPPYQQTPEAWKGYVQMEMLEKMYNSEDEDEDSLHWKDQVKQRLPGLVESLQDQGYALRDIAFLVRDKKAGKEVVDTLIDYKSKGLAKAGYGYEVISSESLFLNASLTVSLLIDVLRILDHQQHAIAKGSAVYKYHKLRQKQLSSDELHSIFMAACLPEYDESASAFFRWLPSAFQELYPYLNKLPLYELVENLISIFALNQSDELAYLQAFQDAVLEYSGQETGDLYSFLKWWDEKGKETSVRVSEDVDAMRILTIHKSKGLQFKVVIIPFCDWELDHRTGQDNIIWTQTDAQPFNQFGLMPMRYSSKLTATYFSMDYYQEMIKAYIDNLNLLYVAFTRAEEALYTFSAPSGRKGGSAPVNSVANALFNACAVSHENEQMTNAWNEAQRVFTLGQNEPKTDIPEKVSTGLQILHYPSERWRDRLTVRPFAKGFFAFNEQGEMMINHAVIYRDVLANMNNSDDLASVLEKVYFERGISQQDKVVLMDQMKEFLMKAPLKDWFSDSFDALYLKMSFSNNQGRIFQPDRVMMYGHKTIVVHFHEDAHDKESIGILKGVSQVLRQMGQQVEAYLFDTSQMQALPLEEIIAAAK, from the coding sequence ATGGAGAAACCTTTTGTCATATATCGTTCATCAGCAGGCTCAGGTAAAACCTATACCCTCGCACTCGAGTACCTCAAACTGGCATTGCAAAGTCCGTCTACTTTCAGGAATATTCTGGCAGTGACTTTTACCAATAAGGCTACCCGCGAGATGAAAGGCCGGATTATCCAATTTCTTTATGAGCTGGCCAATGATAAAAATCCCGTGCTTAGGGAAGTATTGGAGCCTACCACCGGTTTACAGGGTATCATGCTACGTGACCGCGCCCGGCAGGTGCTTTCCGCTATTTTGCATGGTTATGCATACTTTTCTGTCATGACGATAGATTCCTTCTTTCAGAAAGTCATTCGTGCTTTTGCACGTGAGATGGGCTTACAGGCTGGCTTCGCAGTAGAGTTGGATCAGGAGAAAGTGCTGGATGAGGTGATTGATGGTTTGCTAAGTGAATTGGGAGAGCCACAGCATCAGTTATTGCGAGAGTGGCTGGTACGTTTTTCTGAAGAGAAAGTAGAATCCGGCAAAGCCTGGGATTTTCGCCGGGATGTTAAACAGCTTGCCCGCGAGCTGTTCAAAGAAGAATATAAACTCCTGCAGGATGGAAAAGAAGAAGGTGGACAGGACAATACGCATTACCAGAATGTGCTTTCTCAACTGAAGGCTATCGTCAAGACCTTTGAAAATAGCATGCAAAGCTATGGAAAGGAGGGTTTGTACATGATGGAGGCTCATGGACTCGCCTACACGGATTTTGCTTACGGCAAAAGTGGAGTCGGGAATTACTTTGTTCGCCTAGCCGAAAAAATAGATTTTGATCCTAAAAAGCGAGGAAGAGAAGCTGCTGAAGATGCGGAAAAATGGACGACCAAAACCTCTAAGAAAAAAGAACAAATCCTGGAAGTAGTGGGATTAGGTTTGCAAGCTATATTAAACAAAGCGGTTTCTCAATACGATCGTGAGTTTATCCTTTATCAATCTGCCCATCAGCTGCTGAAATTTATTTATGCCTATGGAATTTTGCGTGATATTGGAAAAAAATTAGAGGATTACAAAAGGGAAAACGATCTGATGCTGATCTCTGATGCTTCTATTTTTTTGAGAGATATCATTGGCAAAGATGAAACGCCATTTATCTACGAAAAGATCGGCAGTAGCTTTCAGCATTTTTTGATTGATGAGTTTCAGGATACCTCAGGCATGCAGTGGGATAACTTCCGTCCGCTGATAGAAAATAGCCTGGATACTGGCAATAGAAATCTGGTAGTGGGAGATGTCAAACAGTCAATTTATCGCTGGAGGGGAGGGGATTGGCAACTGCTGCTGGAAAAAATTCAGGAAGATATTCCATCCTGGAATACAGCTACTTTTAACCTGGATATGAACTTCAGGAGTAGCAAAAATATTGTGGATTTCAACAATTGGCTGTTTGCTACCTTACCTTCACTTATCCGCAATGAAATTTCAGCAAAGCTGGAAGGTTTGGGCGAGGCAGAAAGAATAATCCTGGAAGCCAGAGCAGATATTATTACCCATGCTTATGCTGACGTTCAGCAGAAGCTTCCGCCTTACCAACAGACACCAGAAGCATGGAAGGGTTATGTGCAGATGGAAATGCTGGAGAAAATGTATAATTCGGAGGATGAGGACGAAGACAGCCTGCACTGGAAAGATCAGGTTAAACAAAGGTTGCCAGGATTAGTAGAATCTCTTCAGGATCAGGGCTACGCACTGCGGGATATCGCTTTTCTGGTCAGGGACAAAAAGGCAGGAAAAGAAGTAGTAGATACATTAATAGATTATAAAAGTAAGGGATTGGCCAAAGCAGGATACGGTTATGAGGTAATCTCTTCCGAATCCCTTTTTCTCAATGCTTCTCTTACCGTCAGTTTGTTGATTGATGTGCTACGCATACTAGATCATCAGCAGCATGCCATCGCCAAAGGAAGTGCGGTGTATAAGTACCATAAGCTCAGACAAAAACAATTAAGTTCGGACGAACTTCACAGTATATTTATGGCTGCTTGTCTGCCAGAGTATGACGAAAGTGCATCTGCCTTTTTCCGATGGCTACCAAGTGCTTTTCAGGAATTGTATCCTTACCTCAATAAACTTCCCCTCTATGAATTAGTAGAAAATCTGATCAGCATTTTTGCGTTGAACCAGTCGGATGAACTGGCCTATCTTCAGGCGTTTCAGGATGCAGTGCTGGAGTATAGCGGACAGGAAACCGGCGATTTATATAGTTTTTTAAAATGGTGGGATGAAAAAGGAAAAGAGACGTCGGTAAGAGTCTCAGAGGATGTAGATGCCATGCGTATTCTTACCATTCACAAATCCAAAGGCTTACAGTTCAAGGTAGTCATCATCCCTTTTTGTGATTGGGAACTGGATCACCGCACCGGACAGGATAATATCATCTGGACACAAACCGATGCACAACCTTTTAATCAATTTGGGCTCATGCCCATGCGCTACAGTAGCAAACTAACTGCAACTTATTTCAGCATGGATTATTACCAGGAAATGATCAAAGCTTATATTGATAACCTGAACCTGCTGTATGTGGCTTTTACCAGGGCAGAAGAAGCACTATATACTTTTTCGGCTCCTTCGGGAAGAAAAGGAGGTAGCGCTCCTGTCAACTCAGTGGCCAATGCGCTTTTCAACGCCTGTGCTGTTTCGCATGAAAATGAACAGATGACTAATGCCTGGAATGAAGCGCAACGTGTCTTTACCCTAGGACAAAATGAACCTAAAACTGATATTCCGGAAAAAGTATCTACTGGCTTGCAGATACTTCATTATCCTTCCGAACGCTGGAGAGACCGCCTGACTGTCCGCCCCTTTGCCAAAGGTTTTTTTGCCTTCAATGAACAGGGAGAGATGATGATCAACCATGCTGTGATTTACAGAGATGTGTTGGCGAATATGAATAATTCTGATGATTTAGCAAGCGTTTTGGAGAAAGTGTATTTTGAGCGAGGTATCAGTCAGCAGGATAAAGTGGTGCTGATGGATCAGATGAAGGAGTTTCTTATGAAAGCGCCTTTGAAAGACTGGTTTAGTGATTCTTTTGATGCCCTCTATCTCAAAATGTCATTTTCTAACAATCAGGGGAGGATATTTCAGCCTGATCGTGTTATGATGTATGGACACAAGACCATTGTGGTACATTTTCATGAGGATGCTCATGACAAAGAAAGCATAGGCATTTTAAAGGGAGTATCACAAGTCCTCAGACAAATGGGACAGCAGGTTGAAGCCTATTTGTTTGATACCAGTCAGATGCAAGCCCTGCCTTTGGAAGAAATTATTGCAGCTGCAAAATAG
- a CDS encoding DUF349 domain-containing protein — protein MSEGSENKKQEEVNTTTTDQKDETNENVSSADSFGEEEHEDAKQEEASTNDLQKDTPVTNMIADSRDQEENKEEDKKEEEDTNLKKEESGSITEGLESNPVTDPEKKEGTGNQEAVSESQAPLVSDSEEVEHDQEEQSHEEEQDFSHFSREELVKAIEQELKNEDVKKADAQAQEMKVSFDELEAEAKEKAFKKFVEEGGEKDGFEYKSDDLSERFYQAYKLVREKKASYYAKLGQDRNKNYEAKQDILNRLRDFIDSEETQVSINKLKELQTEWRSIGPVPPQHNRTLWANYNALINRFYDNRSIYFELKELDRRKNLEAKLVICEKAESLIENQDIKKVLRELDELHEEYKHIGPAPKEEQETLWQRFKTASDQIHERRRSYVDEFKEELNKNLEQKLKLCEEVKQFTEFSSDSIREWNQKTKEIQSLQKRWDAIGAMPREKAKEVNKKFWSNFKQFFSHKGDFFKQLDAQREENLAKKEKLVEQAESLKDSSDWQKTANDLKRLQNEWKEIGPVPEKIRNEIYHRFKKACDAFFERKRESNKEIESAYEKNLEAKEAICTKIENLAKEGSSDTDQLHELSEEFAEIGFVPRNAIKKINQRFEKAVETFMKEAKGLDAQQKDDLKLELEVTTIKGSPRAERKLDHKQFSLRKKISKLEEDISLWKNNIGFFANSKQADKLKKEYEQKIEEAGEELEQLKSQLDIIENMR, from the coding sequence ATGTCAGAGGGCTCTGAAAATAAGAAGCAGGAAGAAGTAAATACTACAACCACCGACCAAAAGGATGAAACTAATGAGAATGTTAGTTCTGCTGATTCCTTCGGGGAAGAAGAGCATGAAGATGCTAAGCAAGAAGAGGCAAGTACGAATGACCTTCAGAAGGACACTCCTGTAACCAATATGATTGCCGATAGCAGGGACCAGGAAGAGAATAAAGAAGAGGATAAAAAAGAGGAAGAGGATACAAATCTTAAGAAGGAAGAGTCCGGCTCTATTACTGAAGGTTTGGAAAGCAATCCTGTAACTGATCCTGAAAAAAAAGAGGGAACGGGCAATCAGGAAGCAGTTTCAGAGTCGCAAGCTCCTCTTGTATCAGATAGCGAAGAAGTTGAGCACGATCAGGAAGAACAATCTCATGAAGAGGAACAGGATTTTAGTCATTTTTCTCGTGAAGAGTTGGTCAAGGCCATTGAGCAGGAACTGAAGAATGAAGATGTAAAGAAAGCAGATGCTCAGGCTCAGGAAATGAAAGTGAGTTTTGATGAGTTGGAAGCAGAAGCAAAAGAGAAAGCATTCAAAAAGTTTGTTGAGGAAGGAGGAGAGAAGGATGGTTTTGAATACAAATCAGATGATCTGAGTGAGCGTTTTTATCAGGCTTATAAGCTGGTAAGAGAAAAGAAAGCTAGCTATTATGCAAAACTGGGCCAGGACAGAAATAAAAACTATGAAGCCAAACAGGATATACTGAACCGTCTCAGAGACTTTATTGATAGCGAAGAGACGCAGGTAAGTATCAATAAGCTAAAGGAATTGCAAACAGAGTGGCGTTCTATTGGACCTGTTCCACCTCAGCATAACCGAACACTTTGGGCTAATTACAATGCGCTTATCAATCGTTTTTATGATAACCGTAGCATTTATTTTGAGCTGAAAGAACTTGATCGCAGGAAAAATCTGGAAGCCAAGCTCGTGATTTGTGAAAAAGCAGAAAGTCTGATAGAAAATCAGGATATCAAAAAAGTCCTTCGGGAACTGGATGAACTTCATGAAGAATACAAGCATATTGGACCTGCGCCTAAGGAAGAACAGGAGACCTTATGGCAGAGGTTTAAAACGGCATCTGATCAGATTCACGAAAGGAGGAGATCCTATGTAGATGAGTTCAAAGAAGAACTCAATAAGAATCTGGAGCAAAAGCTTAAATTATGTGAAGAGGTAAAACAATTTACAGAATTTAGTAGCGATAGTATTCGTGAGTGGAATCAGAAAACCAAAGAGATACAGAGTCTTCAAAAACGTTGGGATGCCATTGGTGCTATGCCCAGAGAAAAAGCTAAAGAAGTCAACAAGAAGTTCTGGTCAAACTTTAAGCAGTTTTTTTCTCATAAAGGAGATTTCTTCAAGCAACTTGATGCACAACGGGAAGAGAACCTTGCCAAAAAAGAAAAGTTGGTGGAGCAGGCAGAAAGTTTAAAAGATAGTTCGGATTGGCAAAAAACAGCGAACGATTTAAAAAGACTGCAAAACGAGTGGAAAGAGATTGGCCCTGTGCCTGAAAAGATACGTAATGAAATATATCATCGATTCAAAAAAGCCTGTGATGCTTTTTTTGAAAGAAAAAGAGAAAGTAACAAAGAGATAGAGAGCGCCTACGAAAAGAACCTAGAAGCTAAAGAAGCCATTTGTACTAAAATTGAAAACTTGGCAAAAGAAGGCTCTTCAGATACAGATCAACTTCATGAATTGAGCGAAGAGTTTGCTGAAATTGGTTTTGTTCCACGCAATGCAATAAAAAAAATCAATCAGCGCTTTGAGAAAGCGGTGGAGACTTTTATGAAGGAAGCTAAAGGACTTGACGCTCAGCAAAAAGATGATTTAAAATTGGAGTTGGAAGTAACCACTATCAAAGGTTCTCCCAGGGCTGAACGTAAACTTGATCATAAGCAATTCTCTTTACGTAAGAAGATAAGCAAACTTGAGGAGGATATTTCCCTTTGGAAAAACAATATTGGTTTCTTTGCCAACTCTAAGCAAGCTGATAAATTAAAAAAGGAATATGAACAAAAGATAGAAGAAGCTGGAGAGGAATTAGAGCAACTCAAGTCGCAGTTAGATATTATTGAAAATATGCGATAA